The following is a genomic window from Geobacillus subterraneus.
AAATCATACTCTCATTCACATATGTCTTGACCGCCATATCGGCGATTTTATGTTGAATTAAACCGAACTCGGATAACGAACGGCCGAACTGCCTTCTTTCTTTAGCATATTTCACCGATAATTCGAGTGCCCTCTTCGCCATCCCTAACGCGGTGGCGGCAAGTTTATGGCGGCCGATGTTTAAGATATTAAAAGCAATGATATGCCCTTTCCCGATTTCACCTAATACATTGGCAACTGGAACTTTTACGTTATCAAGAATCAAAGAACGGGTCGAGGAACCTTTTAATCCCATTTTTTTCTCTTCGGGTCCAACCGACACTCCCATATAGTCTTTATCGACGATAAACGCCGTAAACCGTTGTCCATCCACTTTGGCGAAAACGATAAAGAAATCCGCAAACGCCGAGTTCGTAATCCACTGCTTTTCACCGTTCAAGATATAATATCGCCCGCACTCAGATAAGCGCGCCGATGTTTTTGCAGCTAGCGCGTCTGTACCGGAAGTTGGTTCTGTCAACGCATAAGCGCCGATCTTTTCGCCGGTAACCACATAAGGCAAATAGGCTTTCTTTTGCTCCTCTGTGCCAAAAAAGACAATGGGCAACGACCCGATGCCTACCTGTCCGCTGAACGTCACAGCAAACGACCGGCCTAAGGCCACCTTTTCGCTGATGATGCATGAACTGATCTTATCCAAATGAAGCCCGCCGTATCGCTCAGGAATATCGGCACCCAATAACCCGAGCTCCCCTGCTTTCTTTAATAGACGGACAGTTTCGTCAAACTGTTGAGCCTCAATGTCCCCTAAGACGGGCAGCACTTCCTTCATGACAAACTTTTCTGCCATATCAGCCAGCATGTGATGTTCGTCGGTAAAGTCCTCTGGAGTAAACACTTCACTGGCGGAAACATGTTCATGGATGAAACACCCGCCTTTATATTCTTTTATCTTTGCCACAGCTAGCCATCTCCTTACGTCATCATTTCAGCCATATTAACGAAGGGTTGATTTTAATTGTTCTTCCATCATTTCCCGAAGGGCTACTTTTTTAATTTTTCCACTCGGTGTGACAGGCAGCTCTTCGACAAACACAATGCGGTCCGGCACTTTATAGTCGGCTACTTTGCCTTTCAGGTATGCCTTCATCGATTCCTCATCTTCTATGCAGTGAGGCCGCAGTTTTATGACGGCACAAGAGATTTCTCCTAAAACCGTGTCTGGCAATCCGATGATGGCTACCTCCATGACACTCGGATGTTTGTAGAAAATTTCTTCGATTTCCCGAGGATAAATGTTGTAACCGCCGCGAATAATCATTTCCTTTTTGCGCCCTACAATCCGCACATACCCGTTTTCATCAATCGTCGCTAAATCCCCGGTATAAAACCATCCTTCCTCATCGATCACTTCCCTCGTTTTTTCCGGCATTCCGTAATATCCTTTCATGACGCCAAAGCTTCTGCAAGCCAACTCCCCTACTTCACCAGGTTTCACCTCTTGGCGGTTGTCATCAACGACTTTCACCGCCGCCCCTGGTACCGCTTTTCCCACCGTCTCTGAACGTACGGAATCGCTGTCATCAAAGCCTGTAATCGTTAAAGTAGCGGATGTCTCTGTCAGCCCGTACGAAATGACAACATCGCATCCCATTTGCGTGCGAATTTTCCTTACCACTTCCTCAGGACACGGAGCGGCGGCGATAATGCCCGTACGCAACGAAGACAATTGATACCGGCTGAAATTCGGATGGTTCAACTCTAAAATAAACATCGTCGGGACGCCGTGGTGGATCGTCACCTTCTCCTGTTCAATCAACCTCAGTGCTTCTTCCGCCTTATATTGTTCCATAAAGACAAGACGCGCTCCGCATAACACCGCTGATAGTATGGAAGGAACCATGCCAAACACATGAAAAACAGGAACAGCGACTAAAAACACGTCATCCTCGGTACATTTCATGGCTTCGATCGTAGCGTTGGCCGAGTAGAATACATTTTGGTGCGTCAACATCGCCCCTTTTGGCTTTCCTGTTGTACCTGATGTATACAAAATCGCGAAGACATCTTCTGCGGCATCGATAGTGATTGAGGGAACAGCGGGAGAACGTTTTCCTAATTCGATTAAATCAGCAAACGAATGATATCCTTTCTGTTGGAAGCGTACGGTAAAAATATATTTCAGCGAGCTGCCCGCTGACGGGTGCGATGTAAATATATCGATATGGCCAAACTCACCCATAAGAAAAGCGGCCGTCGCTTTCGAATTTTCCAGTATATAAACTAACTCTTCTGTGCGGTAGCGCGGATTGCAAGGAACAAGAATGGCGCCAAGGCGGGCGAGACTAAAGTAAATGACCATAAATTCGTTCCAGTTAGGCAAGCAAACAACCACTCGATCCCCTTTTTGGATTCCTAACACCGCCAAAGCGGAAGCCATGTATTCGACACTGTCGACTAGTTCTCTATACGTCATGCGTCGGTAGCCGTCATACGCTACCTCTTTCCCCTCGGAAACCCGTTGAAAGGAACGGTTTAACACTTCATGCACGGTGAAAGATTTTCCTGTCATCCACAACACCACCCTGTCTTAATTTTTCAATCCCTTTGATTTGAACACAAGGACGGTTGATGACCGAATTCAGTGTGCAGTTATACCGGTTTTGTTGCTCTCCTTACGGCCGAAATTACTTGCCGACAAACACCGGCTTTCTCTTTTCGGCAAACGCCCGCATGCCTTCTTTTCGATCTTCGGTCGCAAAGGCGTTTCCAAAGCAGGCAGTTTCCACCATCAACCCTGACTGCAAGTCAACATTGGCTCCCGTGTTGACCGCTTCTTTGAGCATGCGCATGGCAATGGCCGGTTTTTGCGCCAATTTTCCGGCCCATTCTTTCGCCGTCGGCAAAAGTTCGTCGGATGGGACGACTTTGTTTACCAAATGAATGGCAAGCGCCCGCTGGGCATCGATCATTTCGCCGAAATAAAGCAATTCTTTCGCCACCCCTTGACCGACGATGCGCGGCAGCCGCTGCGTCCCGCCGCCGCCCGGAATAATGCCGAGGTTGACCTCTGGGAAGGCAAACTTGGCATTGTCAGAACAAATGCGTAAATCGCATGCGAGCGCTAGTTCGCAGCCCCCTCCGAGCGCCAGCCCGTTCACCGCCGCGATCACCGGTTGGGATGCGTTTTCAATTTTCGAAAACGCGCTTCGCGATATTTTGTTCATTTCCATCATGCCGGCCAAATCCAAGTCCATCATTTCATGAATATCGGCACCGGCCACAAACGCTTTTTCTCCCGTTCCGGTAATGACTATCGCCCCCACTTGTTGGTTGGCTTCGAGCTCATCGATCAAGGCAGATAGCTCTTGAAACACTTTTGTATTCAACGGATTGAGCGGAGGGCGGTGAATGGATACAACCGCCACTCGGTTTTCGATTTCACATTGCAAAAATTCGTAGTTCACAACTCATTCCTCCTCCTAGAATGTTTAGCGACGTAGTGGTGGCGTACAACGAACATCGCCGTTTCACCCTTATCGGGCATCATCGTAATCATAAAACCCGGCTCCTGTTTTTCGGCCGAGCCTTCCTGCCCGGACAAGCTGTCTGAGCAATAAAGGAGCGGCAAACCGATCGTCCTTAAACTCTTCGTAAAAATAGTCCATAACATGAAGGCCGATATCGACTCCGGCGAAATCTTGCAACGTAAACGGCCCCATCGGGTAGTTCAAACCGAGCGTCACTGCTTTATCGATGTCTTCCATCGAAGCCACTCCCTCCTCGACGAGGCGAATCGCTTCGATAAACTGCGGAATCATAATGCGGTTGACGATGAACCCCGGGGAATCTTTTTTCACCTCAACCGGCTCTTTTTTCAGTTTCCGGGCGAGCTCTTTCACCTGCTCCACTGTTTCATCGCTCGTTTTGTATCCGCGTACTACTTCGACGAGTTTCATCAGCTGCGGGGGATTGAAAAAATGCATGCCAACGACTTGGCTTGGACGGTTGGTGGCAGAAGCGATTTCTGTGATGGACATCGATGATGTGTTCGTCGCTAGGATGGCGTGTTCTGGTGCAATGTTGTCCAATTGTGAAAAAACTTCTTTTTTCACCTCCATGTTTTCGATGACCGCCTCAATAATGACATCCGCCTGCTTCATGTCCTGCAAGCTGATCGATCCCTTCACCCGTTCTAGCGCCTCATGTTTTTGCTCGGCGGTCAGCTTCCCTTTGGCCACGCTTTTATCCATAAATGCTTCCATTCGCGAGCGCGCTTTTTGCAGCGTATGCTCGTCGATGTCTACTAAAATGACATTAAATCCTGACAACGCAGCTAAATTGGCGATGCCGCCTCCCATCGTACCGGCTCCCACGACTCCGATCGTTGCTACCATTCGTCAAATCCTCCTTTATTTTTTGAATTTTCTATATTATCTTTGCTATTAATTATAAAAAAGGTGAATATAAAAAAATACCTGCATGATGCAGGAAAACACGCTTATCTTTTCAGCGATTTGGCGGAGGACAGGCCATATAAATCGTACAACTTTAACGCCATCATCAAGTTGAACCGCTGCTCTGCCCCGCCTAAGGAGAAGCCGAGCATTTCTTCAATCTTTTCGAGCCGATATTGAAGGGTGCTGCGGTGAATATACAGCTTTTCGGCGGTTTCGGTCAAATGGCCGTTGCAATCGAGAAAGACACGAATCGTTTGCAGCCAATCCACGTTTCGTTCCGCCGAATGCCGGATCAACGGGCCAAGATATTTGTCGACAAACAGTTTCGCCGCCTCCAGCTCTTTTAAATGGTGCAATACCGTGTACGCCCCAAGCTCGTCAAAAAATGCCAAGCTTGTCCCTTGAAAACTATGGAGAATGACTTGCAACGCCTGTACCGCCTGCTGATAGCAAAAATAATAGTCACGGATCGATGTTGTTCTCCCCCCGATCCCTAAAAGCGCTCGGCAAGACGCCCCCTCCTCCTTCATCCACTCGTTGATCCGATGATGCCACTCGTTCCAATATTTCGCGGGCTGCTTCCTCTCCTTGCTTGCCGGAACGATCAAAATATACCGATCGTCGATGGCCCCGTATAAGAGAGCAGGGTCTTCGATGGCGATCCGCGCTTTTAAGCGGTCCCATAACGCTGTTCTCTCGACATTCCGCTTGAACAAATCCACCTGCTCTTCCGATTCAGAAAACTGCAAATGCAAGACAGCAATGCGATGCTCATCAAAAATATTCCACTGAAATACATTAGCGTATTGGATAATGCTCTCTTCCTCTTCGATTTCCGCGGTCAACAGTTTATGCAAAAAGCTATCTTTCAGCTGTTCCCTTGTATCAAAAACAAGCTTCTGTTTCATAAACTGGATGGAAAAAATATTAAGAGCCAGTTCGACGCTGAGACGGAAAAAATCATCGATTTCTTGCGGATGCACATCAATGGCTAAATAACCGACCACGTCTCCCCCGCTGTTGATCGGCCAAACCGTCAGCGAAACGTCCGGCCAGCCATCAAGCAGGATATATCCCCCCATTCGGCTTTGCCCAACGGCTTGTCTTAATGCCTCGTTGGCGATGTCTTGCAGCTGCTGCTCGCTTAGCCGCCCCAATTCATAAGCGATCGGCCGCGTAAAGCGGTCAAAGACAATGACCGCTTTACCAAACATTTGGCTGAATGTTTTCGTAATGCCATGAAAGTTTTCATACCGGATCGTCTCTTTCATCAATTTTTGTTGATATTGAAGGAGAAGACGGAGGCGATGGGTATGATCCCGTTCCTGCTGATACAGCCGGACATTTTCTAGCATGACGGCAACGTAATTAGCCAGCATGTCTAAAATTCCTACATCTTCTTTCGTAAATGTTCCTTCGTTTTTTCGTTCGACGTGCAAGACACCGATCGTTTTGAAGTTGACAACAAGCGGAACCGTTAACTGATCCCCGCCCGGTTTCTCTAAAAAGGGAAAATAGTCGCTTACCCGGTAGTTATTTTTCATCATAATTTGCTGCGGGCCGCTGACTTTGCCATACGCAGGAGGATGAAACACAAAGCTATCGTCTTCTTCCCGGTACAAATACATACAGGCACCGCCCGCGTTCGTCCCTTTTCCGGCCCGCTCGACGATTTTTTCAACAAACCGCTCAAGCGGCGTATCGAGCGAAAAGTGTTGCGCAAGCCACTCGAGGCCAACCATTTTTCGCCGCTGACTTTCGTTTTTCTTGGCGACCGTAATGGCTAGGGCGACATCCTCGCCGAAATCGTCAAACAGTTGCCGCGCCTCGGCCAGCAGCGAAACATAGCGCCGAAAACCGATCATACAAATGCCGTATTCGTTTTCTTCATCTTTAATTGGAACGCTAAACCACGTTTTGATCCCATTTCTTCTCAATAAGTCAATCAATCGGCATGTGCACGCTTCATCCACCTCTTGAAACGTCGTGCTCCCTTCAAACAGACGCGGCAGGCAGCTGGTAATCGCGATGGGCGGATGAGAAATCCCACGGCGGAAATCGCCCTGATACAATGTCGGTACGACATCATCCCCTTCCTTTAACACGATGGCGATCAAGTCACATTCCAGCTCCGCCCGAAATGAAGTCACTAAGTATTGCAGCGCTTCTCCTTCTGTATTAAACTTGACGAGTTTTCGCGCTGTCGTTCGCAAATGGCTTTCAATTTTTTTCATCAGCCTTTGCCGCTTGCTTTCATCCATAGCCCCTGTCCCCCTTGCTTATGGTCTTTCGACAAACAGAAAGGTTGTTATTAAGCCCATCTACTTAATAACAACCTTTCGCTCCGTTTCGGAAAAGAGTTCAGCTCGTTTTTGATTTCGCTGCCAATGTTTTTGCCAGTTCGAGGAAAAAGTCGAGCGCCTCCGGATTGGCCATCGAGCCTGGGTTGACCGCTTTTTCGAGCGGGAAACCTAAGAGCAGCTTGCGGATCGGAATTTCCATTTTCTTTCCGTTTAACGTTTTCGGGATTTGCTTTACCTCGTAAATGTCGTCCGGAATAAAGCGCGGCGAGACATGCTGCCGGATCGACTGGCGGATGCGTTCTTTCAGCTCATCATCGAGCGCCACGCCCGGCTTGAGGACGACAAACAGCGGCATGAACGATTGCTTGCCCATCATTTCTAAATCGACGACAAGGCTCTCAAGCACCCCGTCGACCGCTTCGACGGCGCGGTAAATTTCACTCGTGCCCATGCGGACGCCGGCGCGGTTGATCGTTGAGTCGGAGCGGCCGTAAATGACGCAGCCGCCTTGTTCATCAATCTTAATCCAATCGCCGTGCTTCCAGACGCCCGGATACGTGTCGAAATAGCTGTTCCGGTACCGCTCGCCGTCCGGGTCGTTCCAGAAAAAGAGCGGCATCGATGGCATGGGCTTCGTAATGACGAGTTCACCGACCTCATTCACAAGCGGCTGGCCGTTTTCATCAAATGCTTGTACATCAGCGCCAAGCGCACGGCACGAGAGGACGCCGGCGCGCACCGGCAAAATCGGCGAACCGACGACAAACGCGGTACACACATCCGTTCCGCCGCTGCACGATGCCAGGCAAATGTCATCCTTCACATTTTCATACACCCAGGCAAACCCTTCAACCGTGAGCGGTGAGCCGGTCGAAAGCACGGCCTCAAGCTTCGATAGGTCATAGTGCTCTTTCGGTTTGAGGCCGAGCTTCATGCAGACGTTAATAAACGCCGCGCTCGTGCCAAAATGGGTGATCCCCGCTTTCTCTGCGAGTTCCCATAAGACGTTGCCATCCGGGTACGTCGGGCTGCCGTCATAGAGCACCACGGTCGCCCCAGCGAGCAACCCGCCGATCAAAAAGTTCCACATCATCCATCCGGTCGTCGTGAACCAGAAAAATGTGCTCTCTGGCGTCAAGTTATCGGCAATCGACAGCGCTTTCAAATGTTCGAGCAAAATGCCGCCATGCCCTTGGACGATTGGCTTTGGCAAACCGGTCGTCCCCGAAGAATACAAAACCCAAAGCGGGTGGTTAAACGGAACGTCTTCATAGACAAGCTTCGCCTTATTGGCGACGACATCGTCCCACAGCACCACCCCGTCACCGGGCGCTTCGAGTTGTTCGCGCCAATACGGAAGCAGCACCGTCTTTTTCAATGACGGCAGCTTGGCGCGCAACTCCGAAACGACCGGCATTTTGTCAAACTCTTTGCCGTTGTATTGGCAGCCATCGATGGCAAACAACACGGTCGGCTCGATTTGCACGAACCGGTCGATGACGCTGCCGGCGCCAAAGTCGGGTGAGCAGCTTGACCAAATGGCGCCAATCGAGGCGCAAGCCAAAAACGCCATCACCGTCTCTGGAATATTCGGCATATAGGCGACAACGCGGTCGCCGCGCTTCACCCCCATTTCCCGCAGCGCTTGGGCGATCGCCGCTGTCTTTTCGGCCAGCTCCTGCCACGACACTTCCCGATACGGGACGCGCTCAGAGCGGAAAATCAGCGCCGGTCGGTCAGCGCGCGCATGACGGAATACATGTTTCGCATAGTTGAGCGTCGCCCCGGGAAACCATTCCGCCCCCGGCATCTTCCGCTCCCGCAGCACACATTCGTACGGTGTCGCTGCCTGCACACCGGCATATTCCCAAACCGTTTCCCAAAACTGTTCAAGCTGTTCGACTGACCATGTCCATAGCTGGCGGTACGAGGCAAACGACAGCCCTTTATGTTCTTTCAGCCAGTCCATATACCGCTGAATGTTGGACTGTTTGACTTGCTCGTTTGTTGGTTGCCAAAGGATCGTCCCTTCCGTAATCGCTTTCATTTGATCGTGCGTCAATGGACGCCGTCACCGCCTTTCTGCCAATAGTTTGTTCAGACTATTCATATGATAACATGATTTCCTACTGTTTTGAATAGTTGTCGGTTCGACAACTCTGTCAGAAAAAGAAGAAGCAAATGGGTTGACAACAGCGAGGCAACTGGAATATGATAAATTCAAAAGTTGGTCTAATCCAAAAAAATGTCCTTAACAAAAAATATTAACCGGAGGGAAACTTTTATGGCAAAAGCAAAACACTGCCGCCTCTCCGATACGAAACCGGGTGATCGCTTTCGCATCGAAAAGGTTGATGTTCCTGATCCTGTGTTAAAAAGGCGGTTGCTCGATTTGGGATTTGTACCCGGCGGGGAAGTGAAGGTTGGACAAAGAAGCCCGCTTGGCGACCCGACCGCCTATCGCGTTTGTGGAACGACGATCGCATTAAGGAAAGAAGAAAGCGACTATATTTACGGGGAGAAGATTCACCATGACTGATAGGACGTATACAGTTGCCCTAATGGGAAATCCGAACACCGGCAAAAGCACGTTGTTCAATGTCTTAACGGGCCTGCGCCAACATACCGGCAACTGGCCCGGGAAAACGGTCACTCATGCGGAAGGAGAATGCCGCCACCGCGGCGCATTGTACCGGATCGTCGACTTGCCGGGAACGTATTCGCTCTATTCCAATTCAGCCGATGAAGAGGTGGCGCGCGATTTTCTTCTGTTTCAACGTCCTGACGTCACGGTCGTTGTCGTCGATGCGACGGCATTAGAACGCAACTTGAATCTAGCGCTTCAAGTATTGGAAATGACCGATCGGGCCATTGTCGCCATCAATTTGATGGATGAAGCGAAAAAGAAAGGCTTTCACATCAACACAAAAAAATTGGCTGCCAAACTCGGTGTGCCGGTCGTGCCGATTTCGGCCCGCAACCGGGAAGGAATCGATGCACTGCTTGATGCGGTGGATGCCATGGCGCATGGCCGCATTCACACCACCCCGCTTTCCATCCGGTACAGTCCGGAAATCGAACGAGGCATTGCCAAGCTCTTGCCCCTTGTCAAGGAACTGATGGGTGACACGCATCCTGCTCGCTGGATCGCTCTTCGTCTCCTTGACGGTGATGCATCGCTGCTTCAAGCGCTGAAACAACCGCCGCAACGATTGATCAAGGAGGGGAACGCGTATGCCTGCTGCGGATCTGTCAAATCAGTTTGACCAGCTCATGAACGAAGCCAAGTCATTAGCACCGGCTGACACGCGTGAACAGATCGTGTCTGCCATTTTCCAAACGTCCGCTGCGCTTTCTCAAGAATGTGTCACGCATACAGCGGCCGCAAAACGCGATCGAACGGAACAAATTGACCGCATCGTCACGTCGAAGCGGTGGGGATTTCCGATTATGCTGGCGCTGCTCGCCGCTGTCCTGTACATGACAATCGCCGGCGCCAACGTCTTTTCCGATTCGCTCGCCCGCTTGTTCGGAACGATCGAAACGTATCTCACCATGGCGTTTCAAGCGATGCACGCCCCCGACTGGCTGCACGGCCTCCTTGTGCTTGGTCTATACAGAGGCACGGCTTGGGTTGTCAGCGTGATGCTGCCGCCGATGGCCATTTTCTTTCCCGTATTCGCGTTGCTCGAAAACTACGGCTACTTGCCCCGTGTCGCCTTCAACATGGATCGCTTGTTTCAAAAAGCGGGAGCGCATGGCAAACAATCGCTGACGATGGCCATGGGCTTCGGCTGCAACGCGGCGGCCATCATGTCGACGCGCATTATCGAATCGCCGCGCGAGCGGATGCTCGCGATTTTGACGAACAACTTCGTCCCGTGCAACGGACGTTGGCCAACGCTGATTTTGCTTTCTTCCTTATTTATGGCAGCCGGCTATACAGGTGGATGGAACACGTTCGTGACAGCAGGTGTGGTCGTCGCCATGGTGTTGTTTGGCATCGTCGTCACGTTGACCGTTTCATGGGTCTTATCCAAGACGGCCTTGCGCGGCATTCCGACCCATTACACGCTGGAGCTGCCGCCGTACCGACGCCCGAAAATCATGGAGACGATCATCCGGGCCACCCTCGACAAATCACTTTATGTGCTGAAACGGGCGGTAACGGTTGCGGCGCCAGCCGGCGTAATCACATGGATTCTCGCCAATCTTCATATCGGCGACACAACCGCGCTGGCCGCTTTCGCCCACTGGCTTGACCCATTTGCCCAATCATTGGGATTGGATGGCTACATTTTGATGGCGTTCGTTTTAGGCTTGCCAGCCAATGAAATTGTCGTGCCGATTTTGCTGATGGGCTATTTATCCGCGGGGGCGCTCATCGAAGCCGATGGTCTGCATTCTCTTAAACAACTTTTGCTCGACCACGGCTGGACGTGGCTCACCGCCCTCAATATGATGCTGTTTTCCTTGCTTCACTACCCATGCGGCACGACGCTCGTCAACATTTACAAAGAAACGAAAAGCGCAAAATGGACGTTCGTCGCCTTTGCCTTGCCGACAGCGATTGCCATTGCGGTCACCTTTACGACCGCACAGCTGGCGAGATGGCTCGGGCTCGTATAAACGGCGCAGCCCCGCTTCCCGATCGAGGAAAACGGGGCTGTTTTTTTGGACAACTAGACTTGATAAGAAAAAGCAGTTCTTCACCAAACGTTGTACTGGAAGGCGCCCACTCATAGCTTTCATCCATT
Proteins encoded in this region:
- a CDS encoding acyl-CoA dehydrogenase family protein is translated as MAKIKEYKGGCFIHEHVSASEVFTPEDFTDEHHMLADMAEKFVMKEVLPVLGDIEAQQFDETVRLLKKAGELGLLGADIPERYGGLHLDKISSCIISEKVALGRSFAVTFSGQVGIGSLPIVFFGTEEQKKAYLPYVVTGEKIGAYALTEPTSGTDALAAKTSARLSECGRYYILNGEKQWITNSAFADFFIVFAKVDGQRFTAFIVDKDYMGVSVGPEEKKMGLKGSSTRSLILDNVKVPVANVLGEIGKGHIIAFNILNIGRHKLAATALGMAKRALELSVKYAKERRQFGRSLSEFGLIQHKIADMAVKTYVNESMIYRTAGALEQGWKGENGNIAQTIADYAVECSINKVFSTEVLDFVVDEAVQIHGGYGYMAEYEVETLYRDARIYRIFEGTNEINRIIIASTLLRNCPSPSKGISRQEGQAVAFANETKQLYDVKSLFWAMAGAIQKRHVENGTEQELLAYLADMAIQIYAMESALLRAEKAIAQNAVDMEEQKKNYVQVYIQETIQQLLGCSLNVIPYLQDEQLVKRVSQSIETFMRGPLVDTVTLKRQIAEKVIQHEKYVK
- a CDS encoding AMP-binding protein, translated to MTGKSFTVHEVLNRSFQRVSEGKEVAYDGYRRMTYRELVDSVEYMASALAVLGIQKGDRVVVCLPNWNEFMVIYFSLARLGAILVPCNPRYRTEELVYILENSKATAAFLMGEFGHIDIFTSHPSAGSSLKYIFTVRFQQKGYHSFADLIELGKRSPAVPSITIDAAEDVFAILYTSGTTGKPKGAMLTHQNVFYSANATIEAMKCTEDDVFLVAVPVFHVFGMVPSILSAVLCGARLVFMEQYKAEEALRLIEQEKVTIHHGVPTMFILELNHPNFSRYQLSSLRTGIIAAAPCPEEVVRKIRTQMGCDVVISYGLTETSATLTITGFDDSDSVRSETVGKAVPGAAVKVVDDNRQEVKPGEVGELACRSFGVMKGYYGMPEKTREVIDEEGWFYTGDLATIDENGYVRIVGRKKEMIIRGGYNIYPREIEEIFYKHPSVMEVAIIGLPDTVLGEISCAVIKLRPHCIEDEESMKAYLKGKVADYKVPDRIVFVEELPVTPSGKIKKVALREMMEEQLKSTLR
- a CDS encoding enoyl-CoA hydratase/isomerase family protein, producing MNYEFLQCEIENRVAVVSIHRPPLNPLNTKVFQELSALIDELEANQQVGAIVITGTGEKAFVAGADIHEMMDLDLAGMMEMNKISRSAFSKIENASQPVIAAVNGLALGGGCELALACDLRICSDNAKFAFPEVNLGIIPGGGGTQRLPRIVGQGVAKELLYFGEMIDAQRALAIHLVNKVVPSDELLPTAKEWAGKLAQKPAIAMRMLKEAVNTGANVDLQSGLMVETACFGNAFATEDRKEGMRAFAEKRKPVFVGK
- a CDS encoding 3-hydroxyacyl-CoA dehydrogenase family protein, translating into MVATIGVVGAGTMGGGIANLAALSGFNVILVDIDEHTLQKARSRMEAFMDKSVAKGKLTAEQKHEALERVKGSISLQDMKQADVIIEAVIENMEVKKEVFSQLDNIAPEHAILATNTSSMSITEIASATNRPSQVVGMHFFNPPQLMKLVEVVRGYKTSDETVEQVKELARKLKKEPVEVKKDSPGFIVNRIMIPQFIEAIRLVEEGVASMEDIDKAVTLGLNYPMGPFTLQDFAGVDIGLHVMDYFYEEFKDDRFAAPLLLRQLVRAGRLGRKTGAGFYDYDDAR
- a CDS encoding helix-turn-helix domain-containing protein — translated: MDESKRQRLMKKIESHLRTTARKLVKFNTEGEALQYLVTSFRAELECDLIAIVLKEGDDVVPTLYQGDFRRGISHPPIAITSCLPRLFEGSTTFQEVDEACTCRLIDLLRRNGIKTWFSVPIKDEENEYGICMIGFRRYVSLLAEARQLFDDFGEDVALAITVAKKNESQRRKMVGLEWLAQHFSLDTPLERFVEKIVERAGKGTNAGGACMYLYREEDDSFVFHPPAYGKVSGPQQIMMKNNYRVSDYFPFLEKPGGDQLTVPLVVNFKTIGVLHVERKNEGTFTKEDVGILDMLANYVAVMLENVRLYQQERDHTHRLRLLLQYQQKLMKETIRYENFHGITKTFSQMFGKAVIVFDRFTRPIAYELGRLSEQQLQDIANEALRQAVGQSRMGGYILLDGWPDVSLTVWPINSGGDVVGYLAIDVHPQEIDDFFRLSVELALNIFSIQFMKQKLVFDTREQLKDSFLHKLLTAEIEEEESIIQYANVFQWNIFDEHRIAVLHLQFSESEEQVDLFKRNVERTALWDRLKARIAIEDPALLYGAIDDRYILIVPASKERKQPAKYWNEWHHRINEWMKEEGASCRALLGIGGRTTSIRDYYFCYQQAVQALQVILHSFQGTSLAFFDELGAYTVLHHLKELEAAKLFVDKYLGPLIRHSAERNVDWLQTIRVFLDCNGHLTETAEKLYIHRSTLQYRLEKIEEMLGFSLGGAEQRFNLMMALKLYDLYGLSSAKSLKR
- a CDS encoding acetoacetate--CoA ligase, which encodes MKAITEGTILWQPTNEQVKQSNIQRYMDWLKEHKGLSFASYRQLWTWSVEQLEQFWETVWEYAGVQAATPYECVLRERKMPGAEWFPGATLNYAKHVFRHARADRPALIFRSERVPYREVSWQELAEKTAAIAQALREMGVKRGDRVVAYMPNIPETVMAFLACASIGAIWSSCSPDFGAGSVIDRFVQIEPTVLFAIDGCQYNGKEFDKMPVVSELRAKLPSLKKTVLLPYWREQLEAPGDGVVLWDDVVANKAKLVYEDVPFNHPLWVLYSSGTTGLPKPIVQGHGGILLEHLKALSIADNLTPESTFFWFTTTGWMMWNFLIGGLLAGATVVLYDGSPTYPDGNVLWELAEKAGITHFGTSAAFINVCMKLGLKPKEHYDLSKLEAVLSTGSPLTVEGFAWVYENVKDDICLASCSGGTDVCTAFVVGSPILPVRAGVLSCRALGADVQAFDENGQPLVNEVGELVITKPMPSMPLFFWNDPDGERYRNSYFDTYPGVWKHGDWIKIDEQGGCVIYGRSDSTINRAGVRMGTSEIYRAVEAVDGVLESLVVDLEMMGKQSFMPLFVVLKPGVALDDELKERIRQSIRQHVSPRFIPDDIYEVKQIPKTLNGKKMEIPIRKLLLGFPLEKAVNPGSMANPEALDFFLELAKTLAAKSKTS
- a CDS encoding FeoA family protein gives rise to the protein MAKAKHCRLSDTKPGDRFRIEKVDVPDPVLKRRLLDLGFVPGGEVKVGQRSPLGDPTAYRVCGTTIALRKEESDYIYGEKIHHD
- a CDS encoding FeoB small GTPase domain-containing protein; this translates as MTDRTYTVALMGNPNTGKSTLFNVLTGLRQHTGNWPGKTVTHAEGECRHRGALYRIVDLPGTYSLYSNSADEEVARDFLLFQRPDVTVVVVDATALERNLNLALQVLEMTDRAIVAINLMDEAKKKGFHINTKKLAAKLGVPVVPISARNREGIDALLDAVDAMAHGRIHTTPLSIRYSPEIERGIAKLLPLVKELMGDTHPARWIALRLLDGDASLLQALKQPPQRLIKEGNAYACCGSVKSV
- a CDS encoding nucleoside recognition domain-containing protein, translated to MPAADLSNQFDQLMNEAKSLAPADTREQIVSAIFQTSAALSQECVTHTAAAKRDRTEQIDRIVTSKRWGFPIMLALLAAVLYMTIAGANVFSDSLARLFGTIETYLTMAFQAMHAPDWLHGLLVLGLYRGTAWVVSVMLPPMAIFFPVFALLENYGYLPRVAFNMDRLFQKAGAHGKQSLTMAMGFGCNAAAIMSTRIIESPRERMLAILTNNFVPCNGRWPTLILLSSLFMAAGYTGGWNTFVTAGVVVAMVLFGIVVTLTVSWVLSKTALRGIPTHYTLELPPYRRPKIMETIIRATLDKSLYVLKRAVTVAAPAGVITWILANLHIGDTTALAAFAHWLDPFAQSLGLDGYILMAFVLGLPANEIVVPILLMGYLSAGALIEADGLHSLKQLLLDHGWTWLTALNMMLFSLLHYPCGTTLVNIYKETKSAKWTFVAFALPTAIAIAVTFTTAQLARWLGLV